In Zingiber officinale cultivar Zhangliang chromosome 6A, Zo_v1.1, whole genome shotgun sequence, a single genomic region encodes these proteins:
- the LOC121997099 gene encoding probable serine/threonine-protein kinase PBL19 — MACLSCFGRSSSGSSAAAPSASSGSTRTGTSSSVGGGEGKHSSVSSASSASQRSIPDLYEKHAHKLQAFDFDELRNATNDFSRMNKIGEGGFGSVYKGFLLPPDGEGARTPVAIKKLNQKGMQGHKQWLAEVQFLAVFEHPNLVKLLGYCAKDSERLLVYEFMPNKSLEDHLFGRAHPALPWRLRLQIALGVARGLAYLHGGEVQVIYRDFKAANVLLDQEFRPKLSDFGLAREGPAAGHTHVTTAVVGTCGYAAPEYIETGHLTIKSDVWSFGVVLYEILTGRRSLGRTHPSNERKLLDWVRQFPVDTRKFIMIMDPKLKGVFSLDVARRIAKLANRCLNKNPKERPTMSEIVECLEIECHANGAK, encoded by the exons ATGGCGTGCCTAAGCTGCTTCGGGAGGAGCTCTAGCGGCAGCTCGGCCGCCGCCCCCTCCGCCTCCTCCGGAAGCACCAGGACCGGGACGAGCAGCAGCGTCGGCGGTGGCGAAGGCAAGCACTCCTCGGTCTCGTCGGCGTCGTCGGCGTCGCAGAGGAGCATCCCGGACTTGTACGAGAAGCATGCGCACAAGCTCCAGGCTTTTGACTTCGACGAGCTCCGCAACGCCACCAACGACTTCAGCAGGATGAACAAGATCGGCGAGGGCGGGTTCGGCAGCGTCTACAAGGGCTTCCTCCTGCCGCCGGACGGCGAAGGCGCCAGGACTCCCGTCGCCATCAAAAAGCTCAACCAAAAGGGCATGCAGGGGCACAAGCAATGGCTGGCAGAGGTGCAGTTCCTCGCAGTGTTCGAGCACCCAAACCTGGTGAAATTGCTGGGGTACTGCGCCAAGGACAGCGAGAGGCTCCTGGTGTACGAGTTCATGCCCAACAAGAGCTTGGAAGACCACCTGTTCGGCAGAGCTCACCCTGCCCTCCCATGGCGTCTGAGGCTGCAGATCGCCCTGGGCGTGGCGCGAGGGTTGGCGTATCTGCACGGCGGAGAAGTTCAGGTGATCTATCGCGATTTCAAAGCGGCGAATGTGCTGCTGGATCAGGAGTTCCGGCCCAAACTGTCGGATTTTGGGCTGGCGAGGGAGGGCCCCGCGGCAGGCCACACTCACGTGACCACTGCG GTTGTGGGCACTTGTGGATACGCCGCACCCGAGTATATAGAGACTGGCCATCTCACAATCAAGAGTGATGTTTGGAGTTTCGGAGTGGTCCTCTACGAAATCCTCACCGGTAGGCGATCACTTGGGCGAACTCATCCGTCGAACGAGCGAAAGTTGTTGGATTGGGTGAGACAGTTCCCGGTGGATACCAGGAAGTTTATTATGATCATGGACCCGAAATTGAAAGGTGTTTTTTCTCTTGATGTTGCACGGAGAATAGCTAAATTGGCGAACAGATGCCTCAACAAGAACCCTAAAGAACGCCcgacaatgagtgaaattgtcgAGTGCTTGGAGATAGAGTGCCATGCAAATGGAGCCAAATAA
- the LOC121997100 gene encoding peptidyl-prolyl cis-trans isomerase-like → MASNPRVFFDMTVGGAPAGRIVMDLYADVVPRTAENFRALCTGEKGVGRSGKPLHYKGSSLHRVIPGFMCQGGDFTRGNGTGGESIYGEKFADENFVKKHTGPGVLSMANSGANTNGSQFFICTAETSWLDGKHVVFGRVVEGMDVVKAIEAVGSQSGATKKPVVIADCGQL, encoded by the coding sequence ATGGCCTCGAACCCGCGAGTCTTCTTCGATATGACCGTCGGCGGCGCTCCGGCAGGCAGGATCGTGATGGATCTGTACGCGGACGTGGTGCCACGGACGGCGGAGAACTTCCGGGCGCTGTGCACGGGCGAGAAGGGCGTCGGCCGCTCCGGGAAGCCGCTCCACTACAAGGGCTCGAGCCTCCACCGCGTGATCCCGGGGTTCATGTGCCAGGGCGGCGATTTCACCCGCGGCAACGGCACCGGCGGCGAGTCGATCTACGGCGAGAAGTTCGCGGACGAGAACTTCGTGAAGAAGCACACGGGGCCGGGCGTGCTGTCGATGGCCAACTCCGGCGCCAACACTAACGGTTCGCAGTTCTTCATCTGCACGGCGGAGACGTCGTGGCTGGATGGGAAGCACGTGGTGTTCGGCCGCGTGGTAGAGGGGATGGACGTGGTGAAGGCGATCGAGGCTGTGGGGTCGCAGAGCGGTGCCACCAAGAAGCCCGTCGTCATCGCTGACTGTGGTCAGCTCTGA